From Tautonia plasticadhaerens, the proteins below share one genomic window:
- a CDS encoding DUF1501 domain-containing protein produces MSIDPTRPGEPGRSFHRRRFFSRAGLGIGTAALASLLDGEGRRAVASDSGGLGLPGVPHLRPKATRMISLFMSGGPSQLETFDHKPLLVEMTGKDLPDSVRQGQRLTGMSANQASLPLAGSLFRFDRHGESGGWVSELLPHTAGVVDELCIIKSVYTEAINHDPAITFLQTGSQIAGRPSVGAWLSYGLGSENADLPAFCVLITKDKGGQPLYSRLWGSGFLPSTHQGVLFRSGSDPVLYLQNPEGISGSARKMMLDRLRELHQIRVEETLDPALDARIEQYEMAYRMQASVPEVTDLSDEPDSTFDLYGPDARTPGTFAANCLLARRLVERGVRFIQLFHQGWDHHGGLPAGIRVQCAETDQPSAALVIDLKRRGLLEDTLVTWGGEFGRTNYSQGKLTADDYGRDHHPRCFSVWMAGGGVKAGLSFGSTDEFGYNVAEDPVHVHDLHATILHLLGIDHERLTFKYQGRYFRLTDVHGRVLAPLLS; encoded by the coding sequence ATGTCGATCGATCCGACCCGGCCGGGGGAGCCCGGCCGATCGTTCCACCGCCGCCGCTTCTTCTCCCGGGCGGGCCTCGGCATCGGCACGGCGGCCCTGGCGTCGCTGCTCGACGGCGAGGGGCGCCGCGCGGTCGCGTCCGACTCGGGGGGGCTCGGCCTGCCCGGCGTGCCGCACCTCCGGCCGAAGGCGACCCGGATGATCTCCCTGTTCATGAGCGGCGGCCCGTCGCAGCTGGAGACGTTCGACCACAAGCCGCTGCTGGTCGAGATGACGGGAAAGGACCTGCCCGACTCCGTCCGGCAGGGCCAGCGGCTCACCGGCATGTCGGCCAACCAGGCGTCCCTGCCGCTGGCCGGCTCGCTGTTCCGGTTCGATCGGCACGGCGAGTCGGGCGGCTGGGTCAGCGAGCTCCTGCCGCATACCGCGGGCGTCGTCGACGAGCTTTGCATCATCAAATCGGTCTACACCGAGGCGATCAACCACGACCCGGCGATCACCTTCCTCCAGACCGGCTCCCAGATCGCCGGCCGTCCCTCGGTGGGGGCCTGGCTCAGCTACGGCTTGGGGTCGGAGAACGCGGACCTGCCCGCCTTCTGCGTGCTCATCACGAAGGACAAGGGGGGGCAGCCGCTCTACTCCCGGCTCTGGGGCAGCGGCTTCCTGCCTTCCACGCACCAGGGGGTCCTGTTCCGTTCGGGTAGCGACCCGGTGCTCTACCTCCAGAACCCGGAGGGGATCTCCGGTTCGGCGCGCAAGATGATGCTCGACCGCCTCCGGGAGCTGCACCAGATCCGGGTCGAGGAGACGCTCGACCCGGCGCTCGACGCCCGGATCGAGCAGTACGAGATGGCCTACCGGATGCAGGCGTCGGTCCCCGAGGTGACGGACCTCTCCGACGAGCCCGACTCGACCTTCGACCTCTACGGCCCCGACGCCCGGACCCCCGGCACTTTCGCCGCCAACTGCCTGCTCGCCCGTCGTCTGGTCGAGCGGGGCGTCCGCTTCATCCAGCTCTTCCACCAGGGCTGGGACCACCATGGCGGCCTCCCGGCCGGCATCCGAGTCCAGTGCGCCGAGACGGACCAGCCCTCCGCCGCCCTCGTCATCGACCTGAAGCGCCGGGGGCTGCTGGAGGACACCCTGGTGACCTGGGGGGGCGAGTTCGGCCGCACCAATTACAGCCAGGGGAAGCTGACCGCCGACGACTACGGCCGGGACCACCACCCCCGCTGCTTCTCCGTCTGGATGGCCGGGGGCGGCGTGAAGGCGGGACTCTCATTCGGCTCCACCGACGAGTTCGGCTACAACGTGGCCGAGGACCCGGTCCACGTCCATGACCTGCATGCGACGATCCTCCACCTGCTGGGGATCGATCACGAGCGGCTCACCTTCAAGTACCAGGGCCGCTACTTCCGCCTGACCGACGTGCATGGCCGGGTCCTCGCCCCGCTCCTCTCGTAG
- a CDS encoding TlpA family protein disulfide reductase has protein sequence MMSTRIDRSLGLPAAMALGALLALAFAPAANAQRLFPDDYFFNINNPELDAKHAEMTGQPRPELAVTDWMNGDLSEGDLEGKILVVDLWATWCGPCLAAIPENNELAETYADEGILVIGVCTSSGQEKLAQVVEDREIKYPVAKDPDQETSEAWNVAYYPTYAVVDREGIVRAIGLTPNHIEDVVKAVLEEQPVASAEAASDTSAKD, from the coding sequence ATGATGTCGACCCGGATCGATCGGTCCCTCGGCCTCCCGGCGGCGATGGCCCTGGGGGCGCTGCTGGCCCTGGCGTTCGCCCCGGCCGCGAACGCCCAGCGCCTGTTTCCCGACGACTATTTCTTCAACATCAACAACCCCGAGCTGGACGCCAAGCACGCCGAGATGACCGGCCAGCCCCGGCCGGAGCTGGCCGTCACCGACTGGATGAATGGGGACCTCTCCGAAGGGGACCTGGAGGGGAAGATCCTCGTCGTCGACCTCTGGGCCACCTGGTGCGGCCCCTGCCTCGCGGCGATCCCCGAGAACAACGAGCTGGCCGAGACCTACGCCGACGAGGGGATCCTCGTCATCGGCGTCTGCACCTCCAGCGGGCAGGAGAAGCTCGCCCAGGTCGTCGAGGACCGGGAGATCAAATACCCCGTGGCCAAGGACCCCGACCAGGAGACCTCCGAGGCCTGGAACGTCGCGTACTATCCGACGTATGCCGTCGTCGACCGCGAGGGGATCGTCCGGGCCATCGGCCTGACGCCCAATCACATTGAGGACGTCGTCAAGGCGGTCCTGGAGGAGCAGCCGGTTGCCTCGGCCGAGGCCGCCTCGGACACCTCGGCGAAGGACTGA
- a CDS encoding ParA family protein: protein MDVIALLNMKGGVGKTSTTHNLGGAFALLGRRVLLVDNDPQSSLSQGLLGPSAAEALPIDETVAAVYAGEAVPGRLVRPTGIDGVDLVPGSIHTDRHNRPVPEEAPWPDQVALRDFLGELGDSYDLVLIDCPPNLHLCSWCALAAASHALIPVQPEDYGAQGLSAVRRSMVRVCTSVNPSLKLLGYLITMAQPRRAIHQLYMESLRCDYGAEVLEAIVPAAADFPEAVAHRKPVTHHKPRGAASKAIKALADEILGRLGRSGDESREEAA from the coding sequence GTGGACGTTATCGCCTTGCTGAACATGAAGGGCGGGGTCGGCAAGACCTCGACCACGCACAACCTGGGGGGGGCGTTCGCCCTGCTCGGGCGTCGCGTCCTGCTGGTCGACAACGACCCGCAGAGCAGCCTGTCCCAGGGATTGCTCGGCCCCTCGGCCGCCGAGGCCCTGCCGATCGACGAGACGGTGGCGGCCGTCTACGCCGGGGAGGCGGTCCCCGGCCGGCTGGTCCGGCCCACCGGGATCGACGGGGTCGACCTCGTCCCCGGCTCGATCCACACCGACCGCCACAACCGTCCGGTGCCCGAGGAGGCGCCCTGGCCCGACCAGGTCGCCCTGCGGGACTTCCTCGGGGAGCTGGGAGACTCCTACGACCTTGTCCTGATCGACTGCCCGCCGAACCTGCACCTGTGCTCCTGGTGCGCCCTGGCGGCGGCCTCCCACGCCCTGATCCCGGTGCAGCCGGAGGACTACGGGGCGCAGGGGCTGTCGGCCGTCCGGCGGTCGATGGTCCGGGTCTGCACTTCGGTGAACCCGTCGTTGAAGCTGCTCGGCTACCTCATCACGATGGCCCAGCCGAGGAGGGCCATCCACCAGCTCTACATGGAGTCCCTCCGGTGCGACTACGGCGCCGAGGTGCTCGAGGCGATCGTCCCGGCCGCGGCCGACTTCCCCGAGGCGGTGGCCCACCGCAAGCCGGTCACTCACCACAAGCCCCGGGGGGCGGCCTCGAAGGCGATCAAGGCGCTGGCCGATGAGATCCTCGGCCGGCTGGGGCGGTCGGGGGACGAGTCTCGCGAGGAGGCCGCTTGA
- a CDS encoding ParB/RepB/Spo0J family partition protein — translation MSKKLESLRKSAGGNVRESMGAERPVPSAGQGGAAPGGPPARWQGVTKARDAALIPVDRITNDPDQPRKEFDPEALERLAESLKVRGQLQPIRVRWDEDRQLYIVLVGERRWRAARLAGLPALSCIVHEARLDADERLMVQLVENALREDLKPVEQARAYRALMDANSWSGRQLAEELHVGQASVVRALSLLELPGEVQERVDSGDLAPSVAYEIGKLPDPGQQAEVARAVVAEGLNRSEVGQVIQSIKARRPSPSPRPDPETIDLGDGITVTIKWRKPSTVGVVQALRRALSLARGLERESIEGVA, via the coding sequence ATGAGCAAGAAGCTCGAATCGCTGCGGAAGTCGGCCGGAGGGAACGTCCGGGAGTCGATGGGGGCCGAACGACCGGTCCCGTCGGCGGGGCAGGGGGGGGCGGCCCCCGGCGGCCCCCCGGCCCGATGGCAGGGGGTGACCAAGGCCAGGGACGCCGCCCTGATCCCGGTCGACAGGATCACCAACGACCCCGACCAGCCCCGCAAGGAGTTCGACCCCGAGGCCCTCGAGCGCCTCGCCGAGTCGCTCAAGGTTCGGGGGCAGCTCCAGCCGATCCGGGTCCGCTGGGACGAGGACCGCCAGTTGTACATCGTCCTCGTCGGCGAGCGTCGCTGGCGGGCCGCCCGCCTCGCCGGGTTGCCCGCGCTCTCCTGCATCGTCCACGAGGCCCGCCTCGACGCCGACGAGCGGCTGATGGTCCAGCTCGTCGAGAACGCCTTGCGGGAAGACCTCAAGCCGGTCGAGCAGGCCCGGGCCTATCGGGCCCTGATGGACGCCAACTCCTGGTCGGGCCGCCAGCTCGCCGAGGAGTTGCACGTCGGCCAGGCGTCGGTCGTCCGGGCCCTCTCCCTGCTGGAGCTGCCGGGGGAAGTCCAGGAGCGGGTCGATTCGGGGGACCTCGCCCCCTCGGTCGCCTACGAGATCGGCAAGCTCCCCGACCCCGGACAGCAGGCCGAGGTCGCCCGGGCTGTCGTCGCCGAGGGCCTGAATCGCTCGGAGGTCGGCCAGGTCATCCAGTCGATCAAGGCCCGACGCCCCTCCCCCTCGCCCAGGCCCGACCCCGAGACGATCGACCTTGGCGACGGCATCACCGTGACGATCAAGTGGCGGAAGCCCTCCACCGTCGGCGTCGTCCAGGCCCTCCGACGCGCCCTGAGCCTGGCGCGGGGACTCGAGCGGGAATCGATCGAGGGGGTCGCCTGA
- a CDS encoding DUF4349 domain-containing protein — MRPIPILLALLTIVPPGCGEASPRSAARSEELGASFRDASPAPASPAGPAMAELAGGMMGGMMGLPASPGPPGQEDGPPLDVAAAEAAEGISRKIIYDAQIDLLVEDLDPVAGRVVGLVEGHGGYIAEQDLSGSPGSRRSARWTLRVPVERFEDLVQGLLRLGELERNRRTSQDVSEQFYDIEARVRNKEVEESTLLEILEERGGKLEDVLKVEVELSRVRGEIEQLEGRLRVLDSLSSLATITLGIRERDDYEPTPPVSPSFRTKVAREWASSIDALVSLGESLVLLAVGLAPWLPLILALLVAALLLLRRLARALPRLWELARRPLFPPREPR, encoded by the coding sequence ATGCGACCCATCCCGATCCTGCTCGCCCTGCTGACGATCGTGCCCCCCGGCTGCGGGGAGGCGTCCCCCAGGTCGGCGGCCCGCTCAGAGGAGCTGGGGGCGTCCTTCAGGGACGCCTCCCCGGCCCCGGCCTCCCCGGCCGGGCCGGCGATGGCCGAGCTGGCCGGGGGGATGATGGGTGGGATGATGGGCCTCCCCGCCTCCCCCGGGCCGCCCGGGCAGGAGGACGGCCCGCCCCTGGACGTCGCCGCCGCCGAGGCCGCCGAGGGCATCTCCCGGAAGATCATCTACGACGCCCAGATCGATCTGCTCGTCGAGGATCTCGACCCGGTCGCCGGCCGGGTCGTCGGGCTCGTGGAGGGGCATGGGGGCTACATCGCCGAGCAGGACCTCTCCGGCTCCCCCGGCTCCCGGCGGAGCGCCCGATGGACGCTCCGGGTGCCGGTCGAGCGGTTCGAGGACCTCGTCCAGGGCCTCCTGAGGCTCGGCGAGCTGGAGCGGAACCGACGCACCTCCCAGGACGTATCCGAGCAGTTCTACGACATCGAGGCGCGGGTCCGGAACAAGGAGGTCGAGGAATCCACCCTGCTGGAAATCCTGGAGGAGCGTGGGGGGAAGCTGGAGGACGTGCTGAAGGTCGAGGTGGAGCTGAGCCGGGTCCGGGGGGAGATCGAGCAGCTCGAGGGCCGGCTCCGGGTCCTCGATTCCCTCTCCAGCCTGGCGACGATCACCCTGGGGATCCGGGAGCGGGACGACTACGAGCCGACCCCGCCGGTCTCGCCGAGCTTCCGGACGAAAGTCGCCCGGGAATGGGCCTCGTCGATCGACGCGCTGGTGTCCCTGGGAGAGTCCCTCGTCCTCCTCGCGGTGGGCCTGGCCCCGTGGCTCCCGCTGATCCTGGCCCTGCTGGTCGCGGCCCTGCTGCTGCTCCGGCGGCTGGCCCGGGCGCTGCCCCGGCTCTGGGAACTGGCCCGTCGTCCCCTCTTCCCTCCCCGGGAGCCGAGGTGA